The genomic stretch CGAAAAATTCGTCACCTACGAGAGGATTACAATGGAGAAGTTCGAAGGCAAGCCCCTGGTCCTGCCGCGCGAAAGGGGTTGCTTCCGAGTGACTCCAGATGACGTTTATGCAGATCAGCTTTCGGAATCCTCGGGACCGCCACCTCAAGAGGGCAGCCTTGAGGCCGATGGCAAGGGCGACTCCGTAGACAAGGTACTTCGTGCCGTCACGGGTGAAGAGGTCGAAGTCAACGTCATCCCCATTTGTGTAGCCTCCCGAAGCGGCAGATCCCGAGAGAGCGACGCAGTCCACGACCGGACAAGCCCGGATTAGGTCATGCGCGAATTCCTTCGCGACAGACAATGCTTCGCCATTTTGGAGGTGGTGACTCGCAACCCTCGACCTTGATTTGGCGACCAGTCGCTGATTTCCGTGCAAATAGACGAAGCCATCCATGATGGACATCGCGGTCGATTCTCGAGCCAATGTCAGAACCTGTGATGGATCAACAGAACCGCCCAGGAGTTCGGCCGCGAGCGTGTCGACGGAAGGTGCGTAACCCCACTGGTGCATCAGGGCGAGTGTGTCCAGTGCCCGTTTAGCAAAGTCGTTACTGCCGAGTGACGGAACGCTATCAGCCAGGCTCGACTGCAGATTGCTCCCCACTCGCCGTTACTACTCTGATAGTATAAACCTTTCCCAACAAGTTGAATCCTTCCTGCGCTGCTTGGTCGGGCGAGTGGTCTACGAGGGGTTCAACAAATCGGACAGCAGAAGGAGACGCCGCACCCGCTCGTCGAGCGGGGGATAGCGGCTGAAAACGCCTCGCCCGGGTCCGAGGATGCTGAGGCCCCAGGACGGTTTCGGTGGGGGTCCTCGGGTCGCGATTTTCAGGAGGGCCGAGGCGAGGGACGCGGGCTTACCCGTCGACCGGCTGCCCATCTCGTCCGCGAGGTATTCGCGCTCCCGGTGGACGGCCGGGTCGAAGAATTTGCTGAACGGGTCGAAGAACAGGATCTGCGACAGGACGCGGGAGAACACTTTGAACTCCGCGTCGTGGTGTTTCAGGTGCATCATCTCGTGAGCGACCACTGTCTCGACTTCCTCGCGGTCGAGGAGCGAGACGAGCCCGCGGGACACGAGGATCGTCCGCTCGGGCCCCCCGACTGCCATCGCAAGCGCGCGGTCCGATTCGACCATTCGGACTTGGGCGTGTGGAACGCCTTCGAATTCGCCGAGGACCTTCACAAAGTGCGAGAGCCAAGCCTGGTCCTCGCGGAGTTCGCGTGGAGAGAGCTTCCGGAGCACCGCGGCGTTTCCGTATTTCCAGACGATGGAGGAAACCACCGCCGAGGCGGCAATTC from Thermoplasmata archaeon encodes the following:
- a CDS encoding M56 family metallopeptidase, whose amino-acid sequence is MASFFEIIGEALQAYWRSPLSLSVVTVCLASMGTLLYVFLTNSRNAKLRVSLLTGLYALSIFFWAFVAGSLVLCVSQARMVAYARNGVPWAVLGAVVGGIAASAVVSSIVWKYGNAAVLRKLSPRELREDQAWLSHFVKVLGEFEGVPHAQVRMVESDRALAMAVGGPERTILVSRGLVSLLDREEVETVVAHEMMHLKHHDAEFKVFSRVLSQILFFDPFSKFFDPAVHREREYLADEMGSRSTGKPASLASALLKIATRGPPPKPSWGLSILGPGRGVFSRYPPLDERVRRLLLLSDLLNPS